From Virgibacillus ihumii, the proteins below share one genomic window:
- a CDS encoding RsfA family transcriptional regulator, whose translation MNATRQDAWTKDEDIILAETVLRHISEGRTQLEAFKEVGKELSRTSAACGFRWNASIRKQYQDAIENAKEERKQGNRKKAWKYIEPGKESDRDPIDTAILLLEKMRTDNSNVSGSPHTKQANLLEQLKSENESLKLKLKNYQEAWSEMGNLWEWVNEKNKN comes from the coding sequence ATGAATGCGACACGTCAGGATGCATGGACAAAAGATGAAGATATAATTTTGGCTGAGACCGTGCTCCGCCATATTAGCGAGGGTAGAACACAGCTGGAAGCGTTTAAAGAAGTAGGGAAGGAACTTTCACGGACCTCGGCAGCTTGTGGGTTCAGATGGAACGCCTCCATCCGCAAACAATATCAGGATGCGATTGAAAACGCAAAAGAGGAACGAAAACAGGGAAACCGCAAAAAGGCTTGGAAATATATTGAACCGGGCAAAGAATCGGACAGAGACCCTATTGATACGGCTATTCTTTTACTTGAAAAAATGCGGACTGATAATAGTAACGTAAGTGGATCTCCCCATACAAAGCAAGCGAATCTTTTAGAACAACTGAAAAGTGAGAATGAGTCGCTGAAACTAAAGTTGAAAAATTACCAGGAAGCCTGGTCTGAAATGGGGAATCTTTGGGAATGGGTTAATGAAAAAAATAAGAATTGA
- a CDS encoding enoyl-CoA hydratase/isomerase family protein, protein METIQYIHHESGYGTIRLQRPDKLNAISAVMTDELKEALETAKQDNLKFLVVSAAGDRMFCAGGDLAHLHGDLTTDEAFSALYPMKEVLYDIASFPVPTICLLNGDALGGGCEIATACDFRIAREHTKFGFVQTKLGITPGWGGGALLYEKVHPNFAYHWILEGEMYDASYLFQRGWLHKVVPEHEWDDAKLAESYLSKSRKQMHTLKRQFMKRTSVLGLSAAMSDEVRNSANLWDSVEHKEAVQNFRGRK, encoded by the coding sequence ATGGAGACAATACAGTACATACATCATGAAAGTGGCTATGGCACCATCCGATTACAGCGGCCGGACAAGCTTAATGCGATTTCAGCAGTAATGACTGATGAGCTGAAGGAGGCACTGGAAACTGCTAAACAGGACAATTTGAAGTTTTTGGTCGTTTCAGCAGCTGGTGACAGAATGTTTTGTGCAGGCGGGGACCTGGCACATCTTCATGGAGATCTGACGACTGATGAAGCATTTTCGGCTTTGTATCCGATGAAGGAGGTCTTGTATGATATTGCATCCTTCCCGGTTCCTACTATTTGTTTATTGAATGGAGATGCACTTGGAGGAGGCTGCGAAATAGCAACTGCATGTGATTTTCGAATTGCCAGGGAACATACCAAATTTGGATTTGTCCAGACAAAATTAGGCATCACACCCGGTTGGGGCGGAGGTGCATTACTTTATGAAAAAGTGCATCCCAATTTTGCGTATCATTGGATACTGGAGGGTGAGATGTACGATGCATCGTATTTATTTCAGAGAGGCTGGCTTCACAAAGTTGTTCCGGAACATGAATGGGATGATGCAAAACTAGCAGAATCATATCTGTCTAAATCACGTAAGCAGATGCATACTTTAAAACGGCAGTTTATGAAGCGGACTTCTGTACTTGGTTTATCGGCTGCGATGAGTGATGAGGTAAGAAATAGTGCCAACCTTTGGGATTCGGTTGAACACAAGGAAGCGGTACAGAACTTCAGAGGGCGGAAATAA
- a CDS encoding DUF3397 domain-containing protein: protein MLNIIVYVIGLMITVPVAVTLIVYVIGVKVYRQKWKAIHKAVSWTTLLYIIAVLVMLQQIFDSSFIGIWVIVLLSIFTVIAVVHWKLYTEVVFYKVFKIFWRVCFLLFVLLYIVLVVIGIMQQLLS from the coding sequence ATGCTTAATATTATTGTCTATGTAATCGGATTAATGATTACCGTTCCTGTCGCAGTGACATTGATTGTTTATGTTATTGGAGTAAAGGTGTACAGGCAAAAATGGAAAGCCATACATAAAGCTGTCAGCTGGACGACTTTACTCTACATCATCGCTGTTTTGGTAATGCTTCAGCAAATTTTTGACAGTTCCTTTATAGGTATTTGGGTTATAGTGCTGCTCAGTATATTTACAGTAATTGCAGTTGTCCATTGGAAATTGTATACAGAAGTAGTCTTTTACAAGGTTTTTAAAATCTTCTGGCGGGTTTGTTTTCTCTTGTTTGTATTACTCTACATTGTACTGGTGGTAATCGGCATTATGCAGCAGCTTTTATCTTGA
- a CDS encoding 2-dehydropantoate 2-reductase has translation MKVGIIGGGSVGLLIASYLANDHEITVYVRRAEQKTMINDDGLVLDDCTESIRVNALLVNEMISEDLLIVCVKQQHIDNILSIIQQTNEQTPVIFLQNGMGHIEKVHRIDQQIMIGVVEHGAFRSGNSTVNHTGKGRIRLAAFNAGNELLTKLTAQLDRSDFPFVLSGDWKLLLHEKLLINTVINPLTALFDVANGGLLDNCHLQQLAFALCREAANVLNMDFAAAWESVQKVIRNTASNVSSMLKDIREGRRTEVEAITGYLVRISTHPIPNTEFVYRSIKALEKKRGSLNNA, from the coding sequence ATGAAAGTGGGTATAATAGGCGGCGGGTCTGTCGGATTGCTGATAGCCAGCTATTTGGCAAACGATCATGAAATTACCGTTTACGTCAGACGGGCTGAACAAAAAACGATGATCAATGATGATGGTCTTGTTTTGGATGATTGCACTGAATCAATCAGGGTGAATGCGCTGTTGGTTAATGAAATGATTTCAGAGGACCTTCTCATTGTCTGTGTCAAGCAACAGCATATTGATAACATTTTGTCAATTATTCAACAAACAAATGAGCAGACACCGGTCATATTTCTGCAGAACGGGATGGGACATATCGAAAAAGTACACCGGATAGATCAGCAAATAATGATTGGGGTAGTGGAACACGGGGCATTTCGTAGTGGAAACAGTACCGTCAATCATACCGGGAAGGGCAGAATCCGCTTGGCTGCATTTAATGCAGGTAACGAATTACTTACGAAGTTAACCGCACAATTGGATCGGTCTGATTTTCCGTTTGTGTTATCCGGAGACTGGAAATTATTGCTGCATGAGAAATTACTGATTAATACAGTGATCAATCCATTGACCGCATTATTTGACGTTGCAAACGGCGGGCTGCTTGACAATTGCCACTTGCAGCAGCTTGCTTTCGCTCTTTGCCGTGAAGCAGCGAATGTACTCAATATGGACTTTGCGGCTGCATGGGAGTCGGTGCAGAAAGTCATCCGGAATACGGCGAGTAATGTTTCCTCCATGCTGAAGGATATTCGTGAAGGCAGAAGAACGGAAGTAGAGGCTATAACCGGCTATTTGGTGCGGATCAGTACACACCCGATCCCAAATACGGAATTTGTATACAGAAGTATTAAAGCATTAGAGAAGAAAAGGGGCTCATTGAATAATGCTTAA
- the bshC gene encoding bacillithiol biosynthesis cysteine-adding enzyme BshC, whose product MQIDPVKLTKQNPLIDDYRQNRQRIMQHFDYNPYSEAALEKRLASLNERKFDRRRLSEALTSMNKKWGAPESAYRNIKRLEQEDSAVVIGGQQAGLLTGPIYTINKIISIIQFAKKQEVKLGKPIIPVFWIAGEDHDFDEINHIYLPENYSMKKHTIQHRITEKRSLSDIPIDKTHAEKWVHHIFEQLKETAFTNQLYESIYDCLQKSNTYVDFFARFIHHLFETEGIVLADSGDPEIRKLESDHFITLINKQPEISKGVYQSVQTLNQKNYPVSLEVDGQDGHLFLLKDHERILLTRHENGEWAGKQNELVLSEQELLDIAAENPAQLSNNVVTRPVMQEMLFPTLAFVGGPGEVSYWAALKPAFHAAEVEMPPVLPRLSFTFMEKRVEKALNSYGIQAEQVINNGAGDLKANWLAAQNNPPVKHLASEIKDAIAKVHAPLKEVASEVRTDLGELADRNLFYLQRDIDFMEGRIRKAMEEKYAKELSEFSLVEMALHPNNGLQERTWNPVSFLNKYGSGFIEQLTNEICSFDHDHFIVYI is encoded by the coding sequence ATGCAGATTGATCCGGTTAAACTGACAAAGCAAAATCCATTAATAGATGATTATCGGCAAAATAGACAACGTATTATGCAGCATTTTGATTATAACCCTTATTCGGAAGCAGCATTGGAAAAGCGGTTAGCGTCACTGAATGAAAGAAAGTTTGACCGAAGACGACTTTCAGAAGCTTTAACCTCCATGAATAAAAAGTGGGGAGCACCGGAATCTGCATATAGGAATATCAAACGTCTGGAACAAGAAGACAGTGCAGTTGTCATCGGGGGTCAGCAGGCAGGATTATTGACCGGTCCGATTTATACTATAAATAAAATTATTTCGATTATCCAATTTGCCAAAAAACAGGAAGTAAAGCTTGGCAAACCGATTATTCCGGTTTTTTGGATTGCTGGTGAAGATCATGATTTTGATGAAATTAACCATATTTATTTACCGGAAAATTATTCTATGAAAAAACATACCATACAGCATCGTATTACAGAGAAACGGTCTCTATCCGATATTCCAATAGATAAAACGCATGCTGAAAAATGGGTTCATCATATTTTTGAACAGTTGAAAGAAACGGCTTTTACCAATCAATTATATGAATCAATTTATGACTGTTTGCAGAAGTCAAATACATATGTTGACTTTTTTGCGCGTTTTATTCACCACCTTTTTGAAACGGAAGGTATTGTACTTGCAGACTCGGGTGATCCGGAAATCCGTAAATTGGAGAGCGATCATTTTATCACGTTGATTAATAAACAGCCGGAAATCAGTAAAGGAGTCTATCAGAGTGTCCAAACACTTAATCAAAAAAATTATCCCGTATCACTTGAGGTTGACGGGCAGGATGGACATTTGTTTCTGCTGAAAGATCATGAACGGATTTTGCTCACCCGTCATGAAAATGGTGAATGGGCCGGGAAGCAAAATGAACTGGTGCTCTCGGAGCAGGAACTTCTCGATATTGCTGCTGAAAACCCCGCACAGCTAAGCAATAACGTTGTTACACGACCGGTTATGCAGGAAATGCTTTTTCCAACATTGGCATTTGTTGGCGGTCCTGGTGAAGTCAGTTACTGGGCTGCATTGAAACCAGCCTTCCACGCTGCAGAAGTAGAAATGCCGCCTGTATTGCCAAGGTTATCTTTTACCTTCATGGAAAAACGGGTGGAGAAAGCGTTGAATTCGTATGGCATTCAAGCTGAACAGGTTATCAACAATGGTGCCGGTGACTTGAAAGCGAATTGGCTGGCTGCACAGAACAACCCTCCTGTGAAACATCTGGCATCTGAAATTAAAGACGCTATCGCGAAAGTTCATGCACCACTTAAGGAAGTAGCAAGCGAGGTGCGTACAGATCTTGGAGAATTGGCAGACCGGAATTTATTTTATTTGCAACGTGATATCGATTTTATGGAAGGGCGTATTCGAAAGGCAATGGAAGAAAAGTATGCGAAAGAACTAAGTGAATTTAGTCTGGTGGAAATGGCGCTTCACCCAAACAATGGTCTTCAGGAGAGAACCTGGAATCCGGTTTCGTTTCTGAACAAATACGGTTCCGGATTTATTGAACAACTGACAAATGAAATCTGTTCATTTGATCACGACCATTTCATTGTTTACATTTGA
- a CDS encoding N-acetyltransferase — protein sequence MNKQINVEKLLINYKTLEKFKRFKAYGNQELSMLEDLQNNIVENDSTSPFYGIYVGNNLIARMSLYQVSAKYDQYFNPPQDYLELWKLEVLPDYRGQEFGTALVDFAKSFNLPIKTNPRINSHGFWEKMGFQKAKYEMERDLGENPLIWMPDGVQEKEI from the coding sequence ATGAATAAACAGATAAACGTTGAAAAACTTTTAATCAACTATAAAACACTTGAGAAATTTAAACGTTTTAAAGCATACGGAAATCAGGAACTATCCATGCTGGAAGATTTACAAAACAACATTGTTGAAAATGACAGCACTTCACCATTTTATGGGATTTATGTCGGTAATAACCTTATTGCCCGGATGAGTCTGTATCAAGTATCCGCTAAGTATGATCAGTACTTCAATCCACCTCAGGATTATCTTGAACTGTGGAAACTTGAGGTTTTACCAGATTATCGCGGACAAGAATTCGGAACAGCATTGGTTGATTTTGCCAAAAGTTTCAATCTTCCTATTAAAACCAATCCACGAATCAATTCACATGGATTCTGGGAAAAAATGGGTTTCCAAAAAGCTAAATATGAAATGGAAAGAGACCTGGGAGAGAATCCACTTATTTGGATGCCGGACGGCGTTCAGGAAAAAGAAATTTAA